Proteins encoded within one genomic window of Thunnus maccoyii chromosome 22, fThuMac1.1, whole genome shotgun sequence:
- the LOC121890080 gene encoding astrocytic phosphoprotein PEA-15, protein MAEYSSLLSDLSENITNEDLEQLKSACKEDIPEDQSNNITSSKEWFSYLEKNDKLAQDNLSYIEHIFEISRRPDLLTRVIEYRTTVLKISEDDEIDTKLTRIPSAKKYKDIIRQPSEDEIIKLAPPPKKV, encoded by the exons ATGGCGGAGTACAGCTCTCTGCTCAGCGATCTGTCTGAAAACATCACCAACGAGGACTTGGAGCAGCTCAAGTCAGCCTGCAAGGAGGACATCCCTGAGGACCAGAGCAACAACATCACCTCCTCCAAGGAGTGGTTCAGCTACCTGGAGAAGAACGACAAGCTGGCTCAGG ATAATCTGTCGTACATCGAGCACATCTTCGAGATTTCACGGCGACCGGACCTGCTGACGAGGGTGATCGAGTACCGCACCACCGTGCTCAAGATCTCTGAGGATGACGAGATCGACACCAAGCTCACACGCATCCCTTCTGCCAAGAAATACAAAG ACATCATCCGCCAGCCCTCTGAAGATGAGATCATCAAGTTGGCTCCTCCCCCTAAAAAAGTGTGA